The following DNA comes from Anopheles coustani chromosome 2, idAnoCousDA_361_x.2, whole genome shotgun sequence.
AGTGGTTTTTGTTGAAATGTTGATGGCCCTAAAAAGGGAGCTTAAGCCGACCGTTTCAGTCCATCCAGCTCCTGGACGAGCGATTCCTCGTTGGCCACGAACCGCTTGTGGATATGAGCTAGCTGTTTCTGGTGTTCTAACTGCTGGCGAAGCTCGGCATCCTAATGAGGAAGTGGAATGAAATATGCAAATATGTGTTAACTCAATTAAAATTGTATTAAAATATTCCagtagtttttatgtttttgatgttttgaattGATACTATTTCGATCCTTACGATGACACTGTTAAAAACAACACTgagagaaattaaatttcatctgTGTTTCTAAATTTTTGGGAGGACAAAACTATTCAATGTACAGGATTTTAATTCACGTGTCAGtcttttgaaacacttttcaacaatGTTTAAtcgtgttttaaaataattatgtcACTATagtatttgatttttcagtaAAATAgattttgaaaccattttaaaaatgttttaaaatgcctttaaaaaacatattttaaagatTGATTGTAGAGATATTTTCTTATTGCAActtataaaatatattcaaaaagaatcaGCTCAGCTGCTACTAACCTCAATATTCTGCCGCATGTTGATCATGGCCTTGATGGTGTCGTAGATCTTGCTGGATTTGGATTGCTTGAGCTTGGTGGCGTTCTCTTCCGCCTTGTTGGTGGCGGCCTGCTGCGCCCGAGATTCGTCTACCGCGTTGATCAGCGTCGCGGCGAACAGGTTCCTCGGGTTGGTTGGTCTCGGCAGCACCACCTCCTTCTGCCCACTGCCGGACTTCGGTGCGGCTTGCTTGTCGGTCGGGCCCGGGGTGACGGTTGTGCTGGTTCCGGTGTGAGCAGGCTTCTTggtcgtcgtcttcgttgttgatgttttcagCACTGAACGGGGCGTTGTGGTCTTGCTGGCGAAGGTCGCCTTCTTGGGCTGCACGTTGCGCTTGCGATCCCAGTGACTCCATGAGTCGTCGTACTCGGTGTCGTAGTCGTACGCGTTGTAGCTCGGACTGTCCTTCTGCCAGTTGTTGTCCACCGGCTCGCTGAACGCCGGCTGGTAGTCGCTGGACAGGGTGCGCAGCAGCTGCTGTTGTTTCTGTTCCCGCTCAAACtggagctgctgttgctgttgcttctGTTCGCGCTCCAGTTGCAGCTGGCGtgcctgttgttgttgttcctcCTGCTCGCGCTGCTTCTGCTGAAGCAGCAGCTGCTCCtgcctttgctgctgctgctgatgcagcagcttttgctgctgttgcagcgACTGGAGCTGCTGCTTGGACTGTCGCTgcagaagctgctgctgctgttggagttgctgctgctgctgctgctgttggagtTGCTGTTGTTGAAATTGCTTCTGGGAAGAGCTGGCTTGCGGACTCTGAACACTTTGCTGCGCCTTTAGGACGAATGGTGACATTTTGTCCACCAGCAGCGGTGGAAGTCGTTGGCTGTTCTGCTTCTGCTGATGGATCAGCGACTTCAACTCCTGCacctcctcatcctcctcgGCGATCTGGTTCTTGGCCATGCTATTGCGGAAGCTGTTCAGCTTGCTGAACGTGTTCCGGTTGTCCGGGGAACCACCGTAGCTCAAATCGCTCGGGTAACCGCCGACTGTCCCATAGTAGCTGTCATAGTTGCCCCGACCGTCGGTGGGCAACGGAAGGTCATACTCGTAGTCCACCTCCGGGTCGTCGTACTCCTCGAAGTCCTCCTCGTTGGACACGTCCAGCGGGGGCAGCTGGGGCTTGCCGCGTCCATTGCTGAACGCCTGCAGCTGCTGGTTGTAGAGGATCAGATTGCGCAGGAAGGCGGAATCCGGTCGCGACGGGCTCTCGTACCACTGCTCCTGCCCGACCGGATAGTAGTCCCGGGCCCGCTCCCGCTCGTCCTCCTGCAGCATCTCCTCGTGCAGGTCGTCCAGCGGATTACTCGACTCGTGATCGTCCGAGTAGCTGTAGCTTGGGCCGGGCGCATAGTAGTACGGTGTCGGCTTGTACTCGCCCCGGTACGTCGGCATCCCGTACGACGTGTAGCGCTCGTTGTTGCGCTGATAGCGCCGGTGTTGCGGTTGCGGCATGTAGTAGTAGCTCTTGCCCGCCTCCCCGTAGTACCCGGAGTCGTCGTAGTAGTCGCTGCTCGGGGCCTGGTACGGCGCGAACGGGAAGTATTGTGGAGGTACCTGCGTGTCGTAGTACCTCGCAGCGCTCGGCAGGTGGTACACCGGTGGCAGCGGTAGGCCACCAGCCTGGCTTCCGTAGTCGCCGGATGGAATGAGGTTAGAACGGGCGTACCGCTTGGTGCCGAACACGGCCGAGGAGGAGGCGGAGGAGCAGGCCACCTGAGCCGCAAGGGCCAACAGGCTGGCGAGTGCCACAGCCAAGGTCGGCATCATCCTGAGCTGGCGTGTGCTGTTTCGACGTCTCAAGAATGTCGCGGGAAGTATCTAAGAATAGCGCCAACGGGTGAGAGAGTAACAGGAAAAACGTTCATTTACGGGTttggagaaagaaaagaaatgcttGTAAAAAGTCCCCTGCCAGCGGAGGCAGCACAACACAATGGAGCACCACATCGAACGACGCTGTTGGTTGAAGTGATAATAAATGCGTCCCCATTTGCCGGTGTCGTCCTTGCGTGACAGCGGTGTTGACGCACGAACTTTCCCATGCCATACCGCAGGATCAAACCTCATCCGAATGGGGTGGTCGAAAGGAAAGGGGAAGCAAAAAGGAACACACCGAACCCCTCACCCTGGCCTGATTATCCGACTCTCGCCCTCTCCGTTAGCCCGGCTCAAGGATAACGAAGTCCTGACACAGCGCGCGCCCGGCAAGGGAGATAAAAGCCAGCGACGCGCGATCCCGGTGGCACCGGAAGTGCCGATGGGATGGAAACCAGACCACTGGTGGTGGCGCGAGGCGCGATTTGCGTCATCGGCGCTAGACAAAGACCGCCGGAAAATCCTACCCAACCGACTGCCAAACTTTCCGCGGCCGGAAGTGAGGGAAAGAGTACGCTACTGTTACTGCCACGATAAGACCGCATGGCCGCAACCGGTGACAAATTGGTAGTTCTCTTCTCtaagctctctctctctctctttctctctatctctctctctttttttttctctctctctctctctttgggGTGGTTTTTAGTGTATGTCGACCCCGTTACTGGTTCGTCTACTAAACCTCCGGCAACCCTTAACCTTTGCCAACGGTCTCATACTCTTTACCACC
Coding sequences within:
- the LOC131264404 gene encoding probable basic-leucine zipper transcription factor Q — protein: MMPTLAVALASLLALAAQVACSSASSSAVFGTKRYARSNLIPSGDYGSQAGGLPLPPVYHLPSAARYYDTQVPPQYFPFAPYQAPSSDYYDDSGYYGEAGKSYYYMPQPQHRRYQRNNERYTSYGMPTYRGEYKPTPYYYAPGPSYSYSDDHESSNPLDDLHEEMLQEDERERARDYYPVGQEQWYESPSRPDSAFLRNLILYNQQLQAFSNGRGKPQLPPLDVSNEEDFEEYDDPEVDYEYDLPLPTDGRGNYDSYYGTVGGYPSDLSYGGSPDNRNTFSKLNSFRNSMAKNQIAEEDEEVQELKSLIHQQKQNSQRLPPLLVDKMSPFVLKAQQSVQSPQASSSQKQFQQQQLQQQQQQQQLQQQQQLLQRQSKQQLQSLQQQQKLLHQQQQQRQEQLLLQQKQREQEEQQQQARQLQLEREQKQQQQQLQFEREQKQQQLLRTLSSDYQPAFSEPVDNNWQKDSPSYNAYDYDTEYDDSWSHWDRKRNVQPKKATFASKTTTPRSVLKTSTTKTTTKKPAHTGTSTTVTPGPTDKQAAPKSGSGQKEVVLPRPTNPRNLFAATLINAVDESRAQQAATNKAEENATKLKQSKSSKIYDTIKAMINMRQNIEDAELRQQLEHQKQLAHIHKRFVANEESLVQELDGLKRSA